aaaaattaacaaTAACCAACaaacaaatttatatataacATTATCGTGGTTCATAATTAGGGAATAgcgtattttttaaaaaaataattctttaagttaaaaaaaaattataatcaaacatatatcaataattaaaaataatctattttttaaaaattaattaaaaaatcatatCACTCTAACACACGAAttacaattaaattttttttaacattttttgtaaaattttataaaaaaaatccaaacaaacatatgtcaataattaataaaactgTAAGTTGTTATGATTCTTCAATAACAtcacaaattatttttttaaaaaaaaataatcaattcACGCCTATTCAATTGGCGTGACttgttttttctttaaaaaaattaagcaaATCACGCTCAATTAATTGGCGTGACttgctttaaatttttttttttttaattaagcaaGTCACGCCCAACAAATTGGCGTGACttgctttaaaaaaattttttaaaaaaaaaacttttcaaGCAAGTCACGCCAATTTGTTGGGCATGACTtgctttaattttttaaaaaaattaaagcaaGTCACGCCCAACAAATTGGCGtgatttgtttaatttttttttaaataaagcaAGTAACGCCCTATTAATTGCTGTGACttgctttaaaatttttttaaaaaaaaaaatttaaataactcACGTCCAATTAATTGGCGTGAGttgcttttatatttttttaaagaaattgaAGCAAGTCACGCCCAATTAATTGGCGTGActtcctttaaaaaaaaatttaagcttaaattttaaacattttttaaacaaataacaataataaatatctttataaaaattaataataattaaatttgcaaaaaaattaaatcagcataacatataaattatattttaacataaattataatttttcctataaatttaatatttaacataaataattatattaatatacaTACCTTAAATTACGGTTGAATCAAAATTTACctgcaaaaaaaattaaattaactcaaaatttgagtcaataatataaacaaattacataaaaaaaactaagagaaATTACTTGAGATGAAGATGAGAAAAACTTAGAACAAAACTCTTCGTATTATATAGGCAAAGTAGACGGATACTTCCAAAACAGATAAAGCAAATGACTTTACAGCTTTACACTACCAtccaattatcaataaatacaTTTGCAGCCTTTGACcatatctatcaatccaattatcaataaataaatttgcAGCCTTTGACCACATTGTATCGATCGAcgatacaaatattttttttaaataattaaattatatttttttaacgtTTTTTATTACAGAAAATAAATAAGGGAAGTGTGATTTTTTTAAACGTTTTTTTATTAATGGAAGTATGCAAATTAttgttcaaataaataaaaaaagcaAGTAGGCGTGACTTCccttttttttacaaattatttgttatttgaaaaaaataataagggaAGTCACGCCTACTTGGTAGGCGTGACTTCCcttttttttaaacaataatgctaatttttttttacaataatgCAAATTATTAATGGAAATGTGCaaattatcaaaaaaataataagggaAGTCACTTCTTTACAAAAATTAGTAATGACTAAAAAATcacataattattaaaattgaaaaaaaaaattaaataatactaCAAAATTAGtctaatataaataataatttcatttaaaaatttaatatttaaaataataatttatgttAATATACATACCTTAATATAAGTTGGAACTAAAATGAACctgcaaaacaaaaaaaaattaataaaaatctgcaaaaagtgaaaaaataaattcaaacatTTACGAGAACTTACcgatgaaaaatatgaaaagaatGAATAAAATGAGAGAATCAAGTATTCAATTTATAGaagaaaatttataatattgcaATGAATtcgaaattattaaaattatgttGTTGCAGCTTTTAATACATGTGTTGAGGTCGCGTGCAACTCTGAAATAATCAAAGTTCACAAgtgtattttgtttttttttttaaaggtaAAAGTAAGTTagttactttaaaaaaaatttatagacgGCGTGCAActcttaaataattaaaattcacaagtatattattttttaaaaaaaaaagtaaaagcaAGTCACGCCTGTTGAATAGGCGTGacttactttaaaaaaaaaaattattacgcaaataattttttttttaaaaaaaataggcaAGTCACGCCATCgatttgcatttaaaaaaaaatatatgtaagtCAGAAACGTTAGTttgtcatatatttttttttactttattttataaaaatattaatgtgCGGTAAACGGTTAAAAAACGGTTCAGTTCGATGCTAGCTAAGGGGGCAATGCATCATTCCATTAATTTCTTGACACATGtcaattcattttttttaattgcacAAACCTTCTCAACCCCTTCCATTAATATTTTGACACGtgtcaattaaattttttttattccacAAACCATGGTTGAGTAATTTCAAATCTTGACTATTCTCTCCCTCTCTCAACCGTGCTTTTTCATTTCgaaatcttcaattcttctcTCTTCCCCTCTTCTATCTCGGCGTCTACTGTTCATCTTTCACAGTAGGGAATTGAGCTCCTCTCATTGAATCAGGCAAGATGAGGTTTTTCACGCCACTGCACAGTTGTTTTTATATAATGGAGATAAATGTGTTTGTTTATTGTAATATGGGATTTGGTGCTTCTTATTTATGTGAAATTCAAGATATATGTGTTTGTTCATGGTAATATGGGATTTGGTGCTTCTTATATCTTGAATTTCACAGAAATAAGAAGCACCAAATCCCATATTACAAGAAACAAACACATTTATATCCATTATACAAAAACAAATGTGCAGTTGTTATGTCTCTTTGTTACTTTCAACTTCAGATGTTCTATGTGATAAGTATTGTTCTGATTCTGTGTTTGAAATTTTTAGGTGTGGTCTCTGCCAGTTTGTGGTTCCTGTTGTAGAACAAGTCAGCTCTGAAATGGAGGGTAAGATCCTAGTGGTGAAAATTGACTCAGAGAAATATTCCAGCCTTTCAAATGAGAAAAGTATAAAGGCGTTACCAACTTTCATTCTGTTTGTGAATGGAAAACCAGTTGATCGCTTTGTATGTAGCATTTTAGTTACCTTAATATTCTTCAAATATTTGCTTGATGCTTGCAAGATTCAGCTCTGTCTtattatattattgaatttTGACTAAGCCAGAGAAGACATTTCCACATTTTCACATTTTCGAgtcaaataataaaatctttAGGCAAAACAAAATAAGAATCATTTTCCATTATCTTGAATTTCACAGAAATAAGAAGCACCAAATCCCAGTATTACAAGAAACAAACACATTTATCTCCATTATACAAAAACAACTGCGCAGTGGCGTGAAAAACTTCATCTTGCCTGATTCAATGAGAGGAGCTCGTTTCCCTGCTGTGAAAGATGAACAGTAGACGCCGAGATAGAAGAGGGGAAGGgagaagaattgaagatttcGAAATGAAAAAACACGGTTGAGAGAGGGAGAGAATAGCCAAGATTTGAAATTACTCAATCATGGTTTgtggaataaaaaaaatttaattgacaCGTGTCAAAATATTAACTGGAAGGGGTTGAGAAGGTTTGTGCAATTAAAAAAAGTGAATTGATATGTGTCAAGAAATTAATGGAATGAGGCATTGCCCCCTTAGCTATCATCGACCGAACCTTAAATAACCCTCATATTCAGTATCTGACTTGTGAGTCAGAAGATACGTAAGGACGAGCTCGGTCCAAGTCGAAAATTCATAGCATGGGTCAGCTTAAATTATCGAAAAAAAGAATGTCTGATTTCAGTGAATATCAATTAGCGTCgtgaaaaataactaaaaattatataaaaaaatagaaatttaatataaaaataataataaagagaCGAATATATAAAGAAGAACtttgcaattttttattttaaatgtgtgAACGGTTCATGTTACCGTATGGTAGGATGTATTGCAATAAAGGTTCTATTTTGTACTTAAATCCCTCAAAAATTTCGATGGTGGAGGGAAAATGATGACCGTTTATATCTTCTCCCGCCTTTTCGATTTATTATGCTCAATTCATTATTGGTGATTGGGAAATCCATTGGACCGCAGCAAAAAATGGCAGCTTCTGCGAAAACCCTGATGGATTTTCTTCAGCAACCAGTGGCGAAGCGAATCAGGAGAGCCTCCTCCTCATCGCCCCCCCTTATCCGGCCAGTTTCATCCCTAGACGACGCCACCGCCTCCATTTCCCCTGATCAGAAGCTCAGAATGGACTTcaacaaagcccttgccagatCCAAGCGAAACCTCAAACTGTGCTTGGATAAAGTCTCCAAAGCTATTGACGCAGGTCATTTCCCTGCTCCCTTTCTTCTTCTCTTCTTTCTCTATCCTTATTGCCTTCGGTTATCTTGAATCAAATTTTTATACGTGTGAATGTGTGTTTAAAACCCTGTGAATATGTGTGCCTAAGGAACGAGATATGTGGAGCTGGAGGAACTTTTAGTGGAGGAGACATGGTTGGAAGTGCTACCAGGGGAGTTGCAGAAGCCTTATGCAAAGAAACTGTGTGAATTTGTGGAGAAAGAAATTTGCCATGGCTGCATGCCAGTTTACCCTCCTCAACATCTTATTTTCAACGCACTCAACACAACCCCATTTGACCAGGTTAAAGCTGTTATTATTGGACAGGTAAACACTTGTTTACATTGAAATGGAACCTCACGTCATTAATTTGTATCCCATCGGCCGTGTAATGTTATATGAGTGGGTAAACAGCTTTGATTTTATACTCAAATGTGTTGTTTTGCAGATGGCATGTACATGAAATGAAATGCACTGTTGAATAGTTGTTATTATTTCTGTATCTTATTATCGTTGTCATTTTTTCACCATGGCTATCTAAATTCTGGGGAAATTAGCTCGTGGGAATTATCTTTCGTACATATGTATTTAAAATTTCTCTATAAGCTTTGTCTACTTTCATAAATTTACATTATTCCTGTTCTATAAGGGGAAAAGTAATGCATGACCACCAGTTCTTGGAGTTTGTTGGACATAAACCGCAATGATGTTTTAATACTCAACTTTCTATGGTCGGGATACTGTTATCTTTCTCATCCAAGTGCACCTTAACCTTAAATTGCATTTTTCAGGACCCATATCATGGACCAGGTCAAGCAATGGGCCTTTCTTTCTCAGTGCCGAATGGTGTCAAGGTGCCTTCCAGTCTTGCAAACATATATAAAGAGATTCAACAGGACCTGGGCTGTTCAACTCCGTCTAATGGGAACCTGGAAAAGTGGGCTGTGCAGGTAACATTTGCACTCCCTCTTTTTGGTATTATGTGTTTTCCAACCCGCATTCAGGCTTGTCCAGTGGATTTGAGTTGTGGCCATTTGCACCTGATTATTTCCACTAAGTAGTTGGAACTTCATTTTGTCTTTTTTCTTCTATCCAATGCCTGCATGAAGTTGAATATTTTCAAGTGAAAGATTTTGGTAGCATAGATTGTATCTCCTCTTTGCTTTTTATGAAGTACATAGCTGATGGTAACGTGGATCTGAACAAGTAATTTTCTTCAGACAGAGGACTGAACTATTATGTGTTCTCTGAGATTTTTTGgtgtttatttatatttatagatTATGTTAGATAGAATAACCCAGAGATAATACAATATCCAATATGCATCTTAAATATAACAAACTAGATTTCATCTTGCTTCTTCTGATAGAATTCTATAGTTTGTTTCAATTGTTTAATGCAAATACCTTTGTTTGAATTTTCTCAATCTTGACAAATTAATTCCTTGTGTAATTATGCAGGGTGTTCTCTTGCTAAATACTGTTCTTACAGGTATATCACCATATCTTTCTGTGTACATGTCTAATCCGTAATTTCTCTAAATACTTGGTAACTTTTCCTACCAAATATAAATCGTAAATGTTTCAAAGACGAATGGTGGACTAGTATAACATGTTGATAAATTTCgagttatttttttatttatttcatttctgGGAGGAGGAAAGATGGTGGCATTACGAGAATATGATGGATGATGTATACTTCATAATACGCCACAATTTGTGCTACATCCCTTTCACTCATTCTAATTTGGTCTGGGAAAGGTAGGGATATACTATAAACGGCAGAGAATGtccaattgatatttgaataattATCTTTGATATTCGCTTATTCAATCAATCGTTTGAGGCCTTGCTTGATAATTCTCTTGCAACTCTAGCATACATCTtacacatcatcatcatcatcatcttacTCGCTAGTTGCGTGGTTGGTTACATGGATATTAGTTCTCGAAACTAAGCAATTTTCCCATATATCATCTCTTAAACCAATATCTAAGATATTATCCTaaccatctttatcaagttttcAATGGCGTACCATCTTTCTACTCTTTTCATTAACCTGTCAATCTAACATACGTCGGATTGGAGCCGTGTTTGGGAAGATTACAAACTTGTGACACTATACAGAATAGACAACCAACTCATATTCTATGTCCACAGTGGTGCATCTTGTGcaagaaaaatgaggaaaatCAAGATCATTTACTGATACACTGTTTTTTTATGAGACACATTTGGATCAGGGTTATGCAACACTTGGGATTCGAGTGGATTTTTCCAGCATCTTCGAGAGAGATGTTTGTCATGGAGAACGGAATTCTCAATGGAAGGGGAATTAGGATTTTCTGGTACATCATTGTTCATTGTATCTTTTGGTCGACATGGATGGAGCGCAATAACTAGAATTTTCAGCGACAAAGAAGACTCATCGGAGGAATTATGGGAGAAGATTAGATTCAGAGTAGCAAAATGGACGACTAGTGTGCCGGTGTTTCAACATTTACTTTTATCCGACCTAGTTAGGGATtggtgttttatttatttatgaactTCTACTATTTGATTATTCAGTGGGTGGACTGTGGATCGCTCATCCACTGGCTTTGTAAACTCATTTATTACtactttaataaatttatagtttccgatcaaaaaaaaaagatacaCTTAACACAGCTCAAGTGTTTAATGTTT
The Primulina tabacum isolate GXHZ01 chromosome 9, ASM2559414v2, whole genome shotgun sequence DNA segment above includes these coding regions:
- the LOC142555063 gene encoding LOW QUALITY PROTEIN: uracil-DNA glycosylase, mitochondrial-like (The sequence of the model RefSeq protein was modified relative to this genomic sequence to represent the inferred CDS: deleted 1 base in 1 codon), with the translated sequence MLNSLLVIGKSIGPQQKMAASAKTLMDFLQQPVAKRIRRASSSSPPLIRPVSSLDDATASISPDQKLRMDFNKALARSKRNLKLCLDKVSKAIDAGTRYVELEELLVEETWLEVLPGELQKPYAKKLCEFVEKEICHGCMPVYPPQHLIFNALNTTPFDQVKAVIIGQDPYHGPGQAMGLSFSVPNGVKVPSSLANIYKEIQQDLGCSTPSNGNLEKWAVQGVLLLNTVLTVRKSQANCHAEKGWEQFTDAVIGAISQKKKGVVFILWGNNAQAKSRLIDETKHYVLKSAHPSGLSANRGFFGCRHFSRTNEILDEMGIPPIDWQL